The Candidatus Desulfovibrio trichonymphae region GCGTTGGATATACCTTTTTTCATACGATGTCCCCGTACTATAGATCCGTCAAACCCATTCCTGCTGCTGCAGCTTCCCGGCTTTTAATTCCATCACGCGATCCATGCCTGCGGCCAGATCGCGGTTATGTGTGACGACCACCAGGGTCATGTTGTGCTCGCGGTTGAGTTCGCGCAGCAGCGTACCCGCGCGCGCGCCGGCACTTTCGTCCAGATTGCCGGTGGGTTCGTCGGCCAAAAGGACGCGGGGGCGTAAAAAAACAGCGCGGGCAATGGCCACCCTTTGCCGCTCGCCGCCGGAGAGCGTGGACGTCTTGCTGTTCGTCCGTTCGCCAAGCCCCATTTGCTCAAGCAGGGTTACAGCCTCCGGCAGCGCGTCGGCCGGGCGAGCTCCGCCGATAACGGCCGGCATCGCCACGTTTTCCAGCGCGGAAAATTCCGGCAGCAGATGGTGAAACTGAAAAACAAAGCCCAGGGTTTTGTTGCGGAAGAAGGCTTTTTCATTGCGGTTCATGCCCGCCATGTCTCTGCCGTCAAACAGCACGTGCCCACTGCTTGGAGTATCAAGAGCCCCCATAAGATGCAAGAGGGTGGATTTGCCGGAACCTGAAGCTCCCACAACGGCAAGGGCTTCTCCTTCTTCCACTATTAAATTGATATTCTTAAAAATTTCAAGATGTTCCCCCATATCGGCAAATTTTTTTCCCACGTCGGCAAATGTATAGATCCCTGCCATGGCTATTCGTAGCGCAACGCTTCGGCCGGCTCAAGCATAGCCGCCTGACGGGCCGGGTAGAGTGTGGCGAGAAAACAGAGCAGCAGGGCGCTCGCGCCGACAATGACAACGTCTGAAACTGTGATGATGATGGGCAGATGGTCCACCGTGTAGACGTTGTCCGGCAATTTAATGAACTGATAGCGCTTGAGCAGAAAGCCCAGCGTCAAGCCGAAAACATAGCCGAGCAGCGTGCCCGTGATGCCGATAATTATACCCTGAAGCATGAAAATGCGGCGTATCATGCCGCTTGTGGCGCCCATGGATATCATGATGGCGATGTCGCGGGTTTTTTCCATCACCAGCATGACAAGGCTTGTGACGGTGGAAAACGAGCCGATCAGCACCACCATGGCCAGCAGGATGAACATGCCGACTTTTTCCAGTTTGAGGGCGGCGAAGAGGTTCGCGTTCATGTCCATCCATGTGCGCACGTAAAAGGGCGAGCCGAGTGTCCCGTCAAGACGCGCGGCTGTTTCGTCAGCTCTGAACACGTCCCGCACGGTGATTTCCACGCCGGAAAGAAAGGCCGGCGGCAGGCTCAGGACATCACGGGCCGCGGCAAGGGTCACAAAGGCGAGCGACGAGTCGTATTCGTACATTCCGGTTTTGAAAATACCCGTCACTTCAAAGGGGCGGATGCGCGGGGAATAGCCGGCGGATCCTTTTTGCCCGGCGGGCGAGAGCAGGTTGACGCGGCTGCCCGGCACAAGGCCGAGACGGCGGGCCAGTTCGGTGCCGATGATAATACCGGGCGCGCCTTTCCGTTCCAGGTCGGCCGCGGCGCCGGACTGCATCTGACGCAGCAGCGAGAGCACCTCAGGAGCCTGTTGCGCGTCGATGCCGCGCAGAACAACGCCCTTGACCCCGCCGTCGGCGGAAAGCATAGCCTCTGCGTAGATGAAGGGCAGCGCGCCGGTGACGCCGGGAACGGCGAGAATGCGCTCCATCAGATTCTCATTGTGTTCAAAGGCGGATGGAAGGTGGGAGAGCACAATGCCGTGGGCGTTGGCCCCGAGAATTTTTTCGCGCATGTCTGTGGTCAGACCGTTGTACACGCCGAGCACCACTACCAGCGCGCCGACGCCCAGAGCCACGCCCAAGATGGACATGACGGAGATGATATAGATAAAGGTCTGTCTGCGCCGCGAAAACAGATAGCGCATGGCCACAAATAGTTCAAAACGCATTTGTGGCATGATGCCCGAGCAATGCCGGATTTTCAAGAATTTTTTTAAAAAACCATAATCCGCAACAGATGGATATAACTGTTTTTAATATATAAATGATGAAGCGGGGAAAATTTCAGGAAGGCGGCGCGGCTTCAGGCTAAAATTCCGGCCGCAACAGGGGGAAGAGAATAACTTCGCGAATGGAGGGCGAGTCTGTGAGCAGCATGACAAGGCGGTCAATGCCGACCCCCTGGCCCGCCGCCGGGGGCATGCCGTATTCAAGGGCGCGCAGATAGTCCTCGTCCAAGCTGTGGGCATCTTCGTCGCCGGCCTCTTTTTCCAGCGCCTGTTCTTCAAAGCGCAGGCGCTGGTCCACCGGGTCGTTCAGCTCGGAAAAGGCGTTGGACATTTCGCGCCCGGTTATGAAAAGCTCAAAGCGGTCCGTCAGTTCGGGCCGATCATTGTTGCGGCGCGACAGCGGTGAAATTTCCGTGGGATAATGGTAGATGAAATGCGGCTGCACCAGCTTGTCTTCCACATCCAGATCAAAAAGTTTGGCATGGAGTTTTTGCAGGCTTTCTTTTTCCGTGATTTTTTCGCCACGTTCGCGGATATAGTTACGCACTTTCGCGTAGTTATTGTAAAAATCTGCCGCGTGCCCGCCGATCTGCGTGAGGGAGTCATAAAAGCTCAGGCGTTTCCAGCGGCCGGGAGTGAGGTCTATTTTCTGCCCCTGATAGGTCACGACGCAGGAGCCGCAGACCCTGACGGCGATGTGGGCGAAGAGCTTTTCCGTAAAGTCCATAAGGTCTTCAAATGTGGCGTACGCCCAGTAGAATTCACACATGGTGAATTCCGGGTTGTGCCGCGTGTCGATGCCCTCATTGCGGAAGTTGCGGTTGAGTTCAAACACTTTTTCAAAGCCGGCCACGAGCAGGCGTTTTAAATACAGCTCCGGCGCGACACGCATATACAGCCGCAGGTCCAGCGTGTTGTGGTGGGTGGTAAAGGGGCGCGCCGTCGCTCCGCCGGGCAGGGGCTGCATCATGGGCGTTTCCACTTCCATGAAGCCTGCTTCTTCCATAACTACACGAAATTCATGTACAATTAGACTACGTTTCTGAAAGACCTCCCGTGCGCGCGGCGTGACAATCAAATCCACATAGCGCTGGCGGTAGCGTGTCTCCATGTCTTTCAGACCGTGGTATTTTTCCGGCAGGGGACGCATGGAGCGGGTCAGCAAAGTTACCCCGACGCAGTTGAGGGTGAGTTCGCCTGTTTTTGTCCGGAACAGGCGGCCGCTTACCCCGACAATATCGCCCACTTCCAGTTTTTTGACGACAAGGGAGGAGCGTTCGTCAATATTTTTTTTCGTGGCGTAGCACTGTATGCGCCCGCTGTCGTCCATGAGGTGAAAAAAGGCAACTTTGCCGAAAGAACGCCATGAGACGATGCGTCCGGCCAGCACGACGACGTCCTTCCGCCCGGCCAGCGCCTCCGCGTCAAGCGGGCCGAAGTCTTCCAGCACGGCGGCGATATGGTGCTGTTTGCGGAAATTGTTGGGAAAGAGCGGCACGCCGGCGTCTAGCAGGTCACAGGCTTTGCTGACGCGGTGTTTGAGAACTTCGTTCAAACCCTCGCGCGCGGCTATGCTCTCTAGCATGGGCATAAAGTATGCCGCGTGCGGCGATTTGGTACTCAGGCGTATGGCGGGCTTCTTTTTCTTTTCTCGGTCTTCCACAAATTCTCCTGCGTAAAAAAGAATACGATTATGTTATACAGGCCGCAACGTCAAGATTTGCGACGACGCATCAGCATCAACAAGAAACAGCAGCACAGCCAGGAAGTTCGGAGGCACCGGCCTCGGTCAGGTCTATATCCAAATGCACCGTCGGGCTGATGGGAGATAGGATATGGATTTATGGATTGAAAAATGCCTCGCCTCCGGCATGAACGATCATCCGGGCATGCCGCTGCCCTCACGCGCATGGTTCCTGACCATTACAAATCTCCTCTCGTGTTCGCTATTGTCAACAACTCCGTTATTGCTTATATATACGCGGTCACAGGTCGCGTTGCGGCTTTCTGTCGCAATGCTGTTCATTCTCTCAAGGGTATGCTGCAAGGAGTATGTATATGAAACAGGGCACCCCGCGTCTGAAAACAGGTTTGGCCGAAATGCTCAAGGGCGGTGTCATCATGGACGTCACCACGCCTGAACAGGCGAAAATCGCCGAAGGCGCGGGTGCCTGCGCCGTGATGGCGTTGGAGCGCGTTCCTGCGGATATTCGCGCGCACGGCGGCGTGGCCCGTATGGCTGACCCGACTGTTGTCAAAACAATTATGGAGGCCGTGACCATTCCTGTCATGGCCAAGGCGCGCATAGGCCATTTTGTTGAGGCGCGCATTCTGGAAGCCCTCGGCGTTGATTATATTGATGAAAGCGAAGTGCTGACTCCGGCCGATGATCGGCACCATATTGACAAACGCGGCTTTACAGTGCCCTTTGTCTGCGGCTGCCGCAACTTGGGCGAGGCGTTGCGGCGTATTGCCGAAGGCGCTGCCATGATACGCACCAAGGGCGAGCCGGGCACCGGCAATGTGGTAGAAGCGGTTCGTCACTGCCGGCAGGTGATGGATGAAATTCGCTCGCTGTGTGCCCTGCCCGAAGACGAAGTGGCTAATTTCGCCAAAGAG contains the following coding sequences:
- the pdxS gene encoding pyridoxal 5'-phosphate synthase lyase subunit PdxS, whose amino-acid sequence is MKQGTPRLKTGLAEMLKGGVIMDVTTPEQAKIAEGAGACAVMALERVPADIRAHGGVARMADPTVVKTIMEAVTIPVMAKARIGHFVEARILEALGVDYIDESEVLTPADDRHHIDKRGFTVPFVCGCRNLGEALRRIAEGAAMIRTKGEPGTGNVVEAVRHCRQVMDEIRSLCALPEDEVANFAKECGAPLEAALAVRRKDRLPVVNFAAGGIATPADAAMMMHLGCDGVFVGSGIFKSGDPAKRARAIVQAVTNYRDYTMLAEISRDLGEAMVGIEISAITPAERMQERGW
- the lysS gene encoding lysine--tRNA ligase, which produces MLESIAAREGLNEVLKHRVSKACDLLDAGVPLFPNNFRKQHHIAAVLEDFGPLDAEALAGRKDVVVLAGRIVSWRSFGKVAFFHLMDDSGRIQCYATKKNIDERSSLVVKKLEVGDIVGVSGRLFRTKTGELTLNCVGVTLLTRSMRPLPEKYHGLKDMETRYRQRYVDLIVTPRAREVFQKRSLIVHEFRVVMEEAGFMEVETPMMQPLPGGATARPFTTHHNTLDLRLYMRVAPELYLKRLLVAGFEKVFELNRNFRNEGIDTRHNPEFTMCEFYWAYATFEDLMDFTEKLFAHIAVRVCGSCVVTYQGQKIDLTPGRWKRLSFYDSLTQIGGHAADFYNNYAKVRNYIRERGEKITEKESLQKLHAKLFDLDVEDKLVQPHFIYHYPTEISPLSRRNNDRPELTDRFELFITGREMSNAFSELNDPVDQRLRFEEQALEKEAGDEDAHSLDEDYLRALEYGMPPAAGQGVGIDRLVMLLTDSPSIREVILFPLLRPEF
- a CDS encoding ABC transporter ATP-binding protein encodes the protein MAGIYTFADVGKKFADMGEHLEIFKNINLIVEEGEALAVVGASGSGKSTLLHLMGALDTPSSGHVLFDGRDMAGMNRNEKAFFRNKTLGFVFQFHHLLPEFSALENVAMPAVIGGARPADALPEAVTLLEQMGLGERTNSKTSTLSGGERQRVAIARAVFLRPRVLLADEPTGNLDESAGARAGTLLRELNREHNMTLVVVTHNRDLAAGMDRVMELKAGKLQQQEWV
- a CDS encoding lipoprotein-releasing ABC transporter permease subunit encodes the protein MRFELFVAMRYLFSRRRQTFIYIISVMSILGVALGVGALVVVLGVYNGLTTDMREKILGANAHGIVLSHLPSAFEHNENLMERILAVPGVTGALPFIYAEAMLSADGGVKGVVLRGIDAQQAPEVLSLLRQMQSGAAADLERKGAPGIIIGTELARRLGLVPGSRVNLLSPAGQKGSAGYSPRIRPFEVTGIFKTGMYEYDSSLAFVTLAAARDVLSLPPAFLSGVEITVRDVFRADETAARLDGTLGSPFYVRTWMDMNANLFAALKLEKVGMFILLAMVVLIGSFSTVTSLVMLVMEKTRDIAIMISMGATSGMIRRIFMLQGIIIGITGTLLGYVFGLTLGFLLKRYQFIKLPDNVYTVDHLPIIITVSDVVIVGASALLLCFLATLYPARQAAMLEPAEALRYE